From Bdellovibrio sp. KM01:
CCAAAAAACGATAATTCACGTCTTCATACTGTGCTTCCAACCAAGATTGCGGCACCACCCCCATGCGCAAGGCAGAGACACCTTCAAAAATGCTAACCAAGTCCAAGTAGGCTTCACGAGTATTGACCATGAAACTTTCTGAGGTTTCGCTGCGCTTTTGTGCGCCTTCGAATGAGACGTACAAAAGATTGCCCTCTTTGAGGGGCACGCTGAAATTCAAAAGCAACGAGGGAACGCGAAATTCAGTTTCACCCGCTTCGCCTGTTGGGAGCAAATGAACCAACGCATTCAAGTCAGCCTCCCCGGAAATTTCGATATCCGTCAAAGCCCAGGCTTGCCCACAAACAAAAATACTCAACAAGGTGATAAAAAATGATTTTTTCATGTCTATGATGCTCGCATTTTTATATACTATTGCCAAAGGAGATCTTTAGCCGTGTCACGTCGAGTTTCCGCCATCGATATCGGGTCCAACGCCATTCGTATGATGGTGGCTGATATCAATGAAACAGCCCCCTTTATCCGTGTGAATAAAAAGCAGCGAGCTCCGGTTCGCCTGGGGCATGATGTATTTACGACGGGCACTATCACCCCTGAAACCATGGAAATTGCTAAAGCCACCTTTCGTCGTTTTGCTGAAACCAACGCAAAGCTGAAGGTCGAAAAATGTCGAGCCGTGGCGACCAGTGCCTGCCGCGAGGCCAAGAATAAAAAAGAATTTCTGGAAACCATTAAGAAAGTTTCCGGAATCGATATTGAGATCATCGACGGCACCGAAGAAGGCCGCCTTATCCATTTAGCCGTCCGCAAAGAAGTCCAACTCGATAACAAGAAAACCATGCTGATCGATATCGGTGGCGGCAGTGTTGAGGTGACTTTTTCTAAGGGAGGCAAGCTTTTAGCGACTAAGTCTTTTCCGATGGGCACGGTTCGGGTGTTAGAATACTTAAGCAAACGCCGCATGAATGAAAGCCATTTAAGTATCATCATGGGCGAGTTTTTGTCAGATCTGGGACCCCACATCTATCCCAACACTGAAAATGATCCAGTTGATTTCGCGATCGGTACCGGCGGAAACCTGGAGTGCATGGCGGAACTTAAAGTACGTTTGCTTAAAAAGACTCCCAATACATTTGTGACTCTTGCAGAGCTTGCAGAAATCATCGCTCGTCTGAAAGCCATGTCGATTAAAGATCGCATCGATAAATTGGAGTTACGCCCCGACCGCGCTGACGTGATTATGCCCGCCTCCATGCTGGTGGAAACCATCATGCGCCAGGCAGAGGTGGAAAAAATCGTCATCCCTGCAGTGGGCCTGCGTGACGGCCTTATTTGGTCGATGGTTTAACACTTCCAAAATTTAGAACACAACCTTCCAAAACATCTATTTTTCATTTTTCGCTCAGCGCGATAGATCTCTTTTCAACGACCCTCACAAACTTGAATCGGAGATCCCATGAAACTAGCTATCTTTTCTATGAGTCTGTTCCTATTCTTCGCAAGCCTTGCTGAAGCAAAAACTGTTGCTGTTCAAGGTGACGCTGCTCGCTCCATCATGGAAGCTTTATACTCTGCAGGCTTCCCAGTAAAACACGTTGATGACGACCAATACGGCACAAACCCAATGACGGTGGATGTATCTAACTTAACTTGCCGCTATTCAGCTGCTGATGGTCCCGATGAATGGATGAATGCAGTTCAGTGCTACACACAAATTGATCCAGCGGCTCGTCCAAACTCTTTGGCGCTGGCTAAAGCTTTGGCTCCGTTTGCCGCTTTCGAAGGCGCTGCAGGAAGCCGTTACCTAACTGCAAACAAAATCCAGTGCGTGCTAAACTACAATGAACGCGCCTATCAATGTCAATTAGACGTCGATGATATCGAATAGTTTTTGACTCGGTTTCAATCGAAAATTTTCGGTGGAATGGAGTACATCAACTCTGCTCCACCGGCGTTTGCCTGAGCAAAAGATTCCAGTTCCAACGACAGCACGCCACTTTTTCTAAGATCAATAAAGCTCTCGGCCTTACCCGTTAACATATAACTTGCGAAAACACTTAAATGCGGTTCGTGGCCCACGATCATGATTTTTTTATGATTGCGCCCTTGAGTGCGAAACCATTTTAGCAAAGCCTGCGGTGGACTTTGTGGAACCATCTCTGGAATCTCGATGACTTTTTTCCCGGGATAAAATTGGGATAGAATTTGCGCGGTTTGAGCAGCCCGAGTAAACGGACTGGTCACGATCACATCAACGTCTTTGATAAAGTCCTTCATACGCATGCAAACTTTCTGCATGCGCTTACGTCCCTTCAAAGTCAGGGGACGAAACTGGTCTTCCAGTCCTTTTTTTGCAAAGTCTTCCCTTTCTTCAGCAAGGGCGTGACGGACGATGATGATTTCCATTTTACTCCGCGGTTGAATCTTCGACCAGTTTACCTCGTGTTTTCGCCAATTGCATCAAAGTTTGATGAATGCCGATCTCATCAGTTTTAAAAGGTTTTTTCGTATAACTTCCGTCGGAATTCATCACCCACGCTTGTCGATTCTCTTTCAGATAAAACTGCAGGATTTCCCACAGTTTTTCTTTAAGACTGCGATCCAGCACAGGTACAATTGCTTCCACGCGGGCATGCAAATTACGATACATCCAGTCCGCCGAACCCAGGAAGAAGTCCCCATCAACTGGGTCTTCCTTGCCATTCCTGAAATAGAACAAACGCGAGTGCTCCAAAAAGCGACCAATGACGGAAATGACTTTGATGCGCTCACTCATCCCCGGAACACCGGGACGAAGGCAACAAAAGCCACGGACGATCATTTCGATGTCCACGCCTTTTTGTGATGCAGAATAAAGCGCAGCACCGATATCGTTCTCTTCAAAGTTATTAAACTTAGCGACGATGTTTGCCGGCTTCCCGGCTTTCGCATGGGCAGCTTCACGATCAATCAAAGTTCTGAATGTTGAAAGCATATTCACAGGCGCAATCAACAGGTGCTGATAACTGCCCTTTAAGCTGATACCCGTCAGGTAATGGAAGAAATCCACCACATCGTTCGTGATTTCTTCACGCGCCGTCAACAGCCCCAAATCCGTATAAAATCTGGAAGTCGCCACATTGTAGTTACCTGTACCGATATGAACGTAACAACGAAGTCCCTCTTGCTCCTGGCGAACCACCAAGGCAGTTTTTGCGTGAGTTTTCAACCCCACGACTCCGTACACGACGTGAACGCCGGCGTTTTCAAGCTCATTGGCCCAATAGATATTACGTTCTTCATCGAAGCGCGCTTTTAATTCCACCAGACAAACCACTTGCTTGCCTTGAGCGGCGGCGCGAATCAACGAGCGAATGAACGGACTGTTGTCACCGGTGCGGTACAACGTCATTTTAATCGCTAAAACCTTGGGGTCTTCGCTGGCAATCCGAATGAAAGTCTCCACCGAAGCAGAAAAACTTTCGAACGGATTATGGATCAATTGATCATTCGCACGAATGGCACTGAAAATCCCTGTACCCTCTTCGGCAAATGCGGGAGAGACCACCGGAATGTACGGTTCGAATTTCAATTTTGGCAGGGGCAGATCAGCAATCATACCCAAATCACCGTAATCAAGCTCACCAGGAAGTTCGTAAATGTCTTCTTCGTTCAGCTCCAACTCTTCCATCAAGAACTTCAACATCCACATGTCTGGATTGGGTCCATGCTCCAGGCGGACGACTTCAGCAAAACGACGCTGACGAAGTTCTTCTTCGATCGCTTCCAATAAATCTTCCGCATCCTCTTGATCCTGATCGGAATCGGCGTTGCGAGTCAGACGGAAAGCCATCGAATCGATCACTTGCATGGAAGGAAACAGATCCGACAGATTTGCCTTGATGACTTCCTGAAGGCTGACGAAGCGATTGATGCTGGGATCAATGTCCACGCGAATCCATTGCGGCAAAACTTTGGGAACTTTGACTCGGGCAAAAAGTTTTTCCTCGGAATTGGGATGCTTTAAAGTCACACCCAATGAAACCGAAAGATTCGAGATGAATGGGAATGGATGCCCTGGATCCACTGACAATGGTGTGAGAACTGGAAAGACATTCTTGCTATAATATTTTTTTACGCTCTCGCGTTCTTTTTCGGAAAGATCTTTCCAGCTTAAAAGGAAAATGCCTTCATTTTCCAAAGCGGGTTTCAAAGTTTTCGTAAAGCAGCTGCCTTGATCTTTGATCATGGGCTGAACGACTTCACGAATTTCCTGAAGCTGGGCCATCGGTGTTTTACCATCCGATGACTTTGGCGAAACTCCGTAGGCCACGTGGCGTTTTAACCCGCCCACGCGTTTCATGAAAAACTCATCCAGATTCGATCCGGAAATACTTAGAAACTTAACTCTTTCCAAAAGAGGATTGTTGCTGTCTTCAGCTTCGGTCAAAACACGGCGATTGAAATTCAACCACCCGATCTCGCGACTGGTGAATAAACTTTCAGATGACAATGGATGCTCGACAACTTTGACCTTGCGAGTAGCAGCTTTTTTCTTAGACGTTCTGGTCGGCGACTTCGCCTTCGGTGTGTTCAAAGAATCCTCCTTGACTCCCTGGAGGTATATTTCACAATAAAGCATTATTTTTGGCAATGTCTTCCTAGAGGAACAACGACGTGCAAAATACTCCCAAAGAATGGCAAGTTCTTAAGCAGATTCGCAATAAGGTCCAGCGTCATAATCCAAACACCGTGGTGCCTTTGGGTGATGATGGCTTTGTCTTTAAAAATTTTCCGGGTCTCTCGGTCATTGCTCAAGACATGATGGTGGAAGACGTCCATTTCCGTCTGGATTACGCCTGTGCATTTGATCTGGGACACAAAGCCCTGGCAGTTAACTTAAGTGATCTTGCTGCCATGGGAGCACAACCCCACTTTGCACAAGTATCCCTCGCACTGCCGAAAGAAATAACCGAATCCTGGCTTGACGAATTCTATCAGGGTATGACAACGCTGGCGGATCGTTTCGGAATGGAAATCGCCGGTGGAGATCTGTGCGCTTCCCCTCGCGGAGTCATCATCGATGTCAGCGTGCATGGATCATGCGAAAAACCTCTTACCCGGCAGGGTACTCAACCTGGAGATATCTTATTAGCCAGCGGTCCGTTGGGAATTTCAACAACAGGGCTGCGAGCGCTTCACGAAGATCGCCGAAATGATTTTCCACAAGCCGTGGAAAGACATCTGCGCCCCATGCCGCGCTTGGATTTACTGCCAGAACTTCGTAAGCACGCTGATAAAATTCACGCTTTGATGGATTGCAGTGATGGCTTGGTGAATGATGCTTTGATCTTGGCAAATAAACCCTACAACAATGGCCAAGCCACACCGGCTGTGGGCATTCATCTTTTCCCTGATCAATTTCCTTTGGAAGATGAAACAATTCGCATGGCTCACTTGGCGAAAGCTTACGAATATGCGCTTTGGGGGGGAGAGGATTATGAGCTTTTGCTGACTCTTTCTCCGAAGCATCGTGGGCTCTTTCCGCAATGGACAGAAGTTGGCCAGTTCACAGAAAGCCCTGGAGTCTTTTTAATTCATGGCGATGCTAAGGAAGAGATCGAGTCTTTTAAGGGCTGGAAGCATTTTTAAGTCGAATAGGTTTCAGGATCATTTTGAGACAGTATTTTTCCCGACCTTTCGTTAAGAGACCCTGCTTTTTGTCCGAATAGTTTTACATGACTTCACTCGCACGCTACCACGGCAGATCTCCCAGATTCATTCTTCAGACTGAAGATGAAAGTATCGTGCGCGTTGCTGGCCCCAAGCAAGTTCCTTGGGAAGAAGGCACTTCCATTAAAAATGTATCGCTGACAGGTCTTGCCTTTACGGCGCCGGATGATCTGTGCCCGATTTTGGGTGAAGTGATTAAAATCCAATTCACTCCGCCCGGCTCACGCCAGATGGCGTGCTATGGAATTGTCACGCGTCTTGATAGTATTTCGAATGCGACGACTCTGGTCGGTGTGCATTTCTATAAAATGGAAATGACTCAAAGAATCGTTTTAGCTCAAGGCCTTGCTCGCCGCTTTAAAGAAAATCAAGAGCGCGGGCAAATCGATGAAATGCTGAACAAGCAACCGGGCCCGATGAGCCTCCTTCACTTCCCACAACTTATGATGATGGGTGTGATCGCAGTTCTTTGGGGCGCGGTTATTTTTGGTGCTTTGAAATTCCAGTACGAAGATTTGTTTTCGTTCTTTACGCGTTTCTTTTAGAAGCCATTTCCGCTAAAAACTTTCAAACTTCTCTTTCAATCTTTTTGCAGCGAAATCGATGAACTTCTTGGTTTTCATCGGAACTTCTTTTTGCTCGGGCGAAACCAAACTCACAGGAATTTCCTGGCCACGCAAACTGCGATACATGTGAATCAATCGTCCGGAACGAATATGCTCGGCCACGATGAATTCCGGCACCATACCGATACCTCGGCCCTGCAACGCCATTTGGACAATCATATTTGGATTGTTCGCTGAAAACACCGGATCCACTTTCACAGACATTTTTTTACCGTCAGCCGTTCGCCACAGTTCCAATTTGTTTTGTGAGTTCAAAGATAGAAACGGCAGAGTACTTAGGTTTTCCAGGTCGTCGGCCTGACGATAGCGCTCCAAGAATCCGGGACTTGCGACCATCACGCTTTTTAAGGTTGCCACTTTTTTCACTCGCAGATTGCTGTCCTTAAGAATTCCGATACGAACCGCGACGTCAATGGATTCTTTGACCAAATCCACATAAGCCTGACTTAACATCAGCTCGAAACGAACACGTGGATGTTGCTTTGCAAAGTCAGCCAGAATGTCCGGCATTAACAGGACACCTAGATCATCGGAGGCCGTGATACGGAGCCAACCAGAAACATCTGCAACTTCCTCACTTAATTCTGCAGACAAGCTCTCCAAGCCCTCTACCAAACCGCGAGAACGCTCATAATAGGCCCGACCCGCATCGGTCAGTTGGAATTGTCTCGTCGTGCGATAAACCAGCTGGATCCCCAGGTCTCTTTCTAAGGCAGCTAATCTGCGACTGACTCGGGATTTGGGCTGATGCAGCACCTCAGCAGCTTTGGTAAAGCTCCCTGCTTGAACTAATTTAACGAAAGTGCGGATTTGATTCAGATCTAATTGTTCCATATATGCAACAGTATATCGTGAATATGTCTCCTACCGCAACACTCCTTTAGCCCCGATACTGATTAAGTCCGAAACACAATAAAAGAGGAGAACCCTATGAAATTAATGACCGCTGCCTTTATTACGTTACTTAGTTCCGCTGCTTTTGCCAAAACCATCCCGGCCGGAACCTATACCATTGACTCTGCCCATTCAAAAGTTGGCTTTGAAGTTCCTCACCTGGTGATCGCTACTGTTGAAGGTCGTTTTACAAAATTCGACGGCTCTATCACAATCGATCCGAAATTGGAGAAGTCCAAAGCGAATTTGAATATCGACGTAAACAGTGTGGATACTGACAATGCTGACCGTGACGGTCACTTAAAGAGCCCTGACTTTTTCGACGTCGCGAAAAATCCTAAAATGTCTTTCGTCGTTAAAAAAGTTGTCGGCACTGCGGATGACTTG
This genomic window contains:
- a CDS encoding histidine phosphatase family protein, which translates into the protein MEIIIVRHALAEEREDFAKKGLEDQFRPLTLKGRKRMQKVCMRMKDFIKDVDVIVTSPFTRAAQTAQILSQFYPGKKVIEIPEMVPQSPPQALLKWFRTQGRNHKKIMIVGHEPHLSVFASYMLTGKAESFIDLRKSGVLSLELESFAQANAGGAELMYSIPPKIFD
- the ppk1 gene encoding polyphosphate kinase 1, which translates into the protein MNTPKAKSPTRTSKKKAATRKVKVVEHPLSSESLFTSREIGWLNFNRRVLTEAEDSNNPLLERVKFLSISGSNLDEFFMKRVGGLKRHVAYGVSPKSSDGKTPMAQLQEIREVVQPMIKDQGSCFTKTLKPALENEGIFLLSWKDLSEKERESVKKYYSKNVFPVLTPLSVDPGHPFPFISNLSVSLGVTLKHPNSEEKLFARVKVPKVLPQWIRVDIDPSINRFVSLQEVIKANLSDLFPSMQVIDSMAFRLTRNADSDQDQEDAEDLLEAIEEELRQRRFAEVVRLEHGPNPDMWMLKFLMEELELNEEDIYELPGELDYGDLGMIADLPLPKLKFEPYIPVVSPAFAEEGTGIFSAIRANDQLIHNPFESFSASVETFIRIASEDPKVLAIKMTLYRTGDNSPFIRSLIRAAAQGKQVVCLVELKARFDEERNIYWANELENAGVHVVYGVVGLKTHAKTALVVRQEQEGLRCYVHIGTGNYNVATSRFYTDLGLLTAREEITNDVVDFFHYLTGISLKGSYQHLLIAPVNMLSTFRTLIDREAAHAKAGKPANIVAKFNNFEENDIGAALYSASQKGVDIEMIVRGFCCLRPGVPGMSERIKVISVIGRFLEHSRLFYFRNGKEDPVDGDFFLGSADWMYRNLHARVEAIVPVLDRSLKEKLWEILQFYLKENRQAWVMNSDGSYTKKPFKTDEIGIHQTLMQLAKTRGKLVEDSTAE
- the thiL gene encoding thiamine-phosphate kinase gives rise to the protein MQNTPKEWQVLKQIRNKVQRHNPNTVVPLGDDGFVFKNFPGLSVIAQDMMVEDVHFRLDYACAFDLGHKALAVNLSDLAAMGAQPHFAQVSLALPKEITESWLDEFYQGMTTLADRFGMEIAGGDLCASPRGVIIDVSVHGSCEKPLTRQGTQPGDILLASGPLGISTTGLRALHEDRRNDFPQAVERHLRPMPRLDLLPELRKHADKIHALMDCSDGLVNDALILANKPYNNGQATPAVGIHLFPDQFPLEDETIRMAHLAKAYEYALWGGEDYELLLTLSPKHRGLFPQWTEVGQFTESPGVFLIHGDAKEEIESFKGWKHF
- a CDS encoding PilZ domain-containing protein, whose protein sequence is MTSLARYHGRSPRFILQTEDESIVRVAGPKQVPWEEGTSIKNVSLTGLAFTAPDDLCPILGEVIKIQFTPPGSRQMACYGIVTRLDSISNATTLVGVHFYKMEMTQRIVLAQGLARRFKENQERGQIDEMLNKQPGPMSLLHFPQLMMMGVIAVLWGAVIFGALKFQYEDLFSFFTRFF
- a CDS encoding LysR family transcriptional regulator is translated as MEQLDLNQIRTFVKLVQAGSFTKAAEVLHQPKSRVSRRLAALERDLGIQLVYRTTRQFQLTDAGRAYYERSRGLVEGLESLSAELSEEVADVSGWLRITASDDLGVLLMPDILADFAKQHPRVRFELMLSQAYVDLVKESIDVAVRIGILKDSNLRVKKVATLKSVMVASPGFLERYRQADDLENLSTLPFLSLNSQNKLELWRTADGKKMSVKVDPVFSANNPNMIVQMALQGRGIGMVPEFIVAEHIRSGRLIHMYRSLRGQEIPVSLVSPEQKEVPMKTKKFIDFAAKRLKEKFESF
- a CDS encoding YceI family protein, with the protein product MKLMTAAFITLLSSAAFAKTIPAGTYTIDSAHSKVGFEVPHLVIATVEGRFTKFDGSITIDPKLEKSKANLNIDVNSVDTDNADRDGHLKSPDFFDVAKNPKMSFVVKKVVGTADDLKLIGDLTLKGKTKEVTLAVKYLGDVNDPFGNHKIAFTATGKINRQDYGLSWSKAVEAGPVVGDEITLTIRVEANKPVEKKG